The genomic region attcataCAAACCacatataaaaaagaacaaattgtGAAATCTTGGaaactaaattttttcttttttgtaaaaaaaaaacccaaaaatcttttcaataattgaaataaacaataaaaaaaaaagaggtcGGAAAGAATCCAAAAAAGtacttgaaaaaaatatgcatcTACCTCAATACCATTCCGCACAAAATGGTTaaaaagtaggaaaaaagTGGGGATACTTCTTCCCCTCTCTGCTCTCAACTTACTTATAAATGGACAGCAACCCACATTCTCCTTGTCACTTGCGACTTCTGTCTCCTCCCTCCTTTGTTTTCTTCCTCTCTGCAACATCAACaccctcttcttcttctccttctcctctgttttttacatcaattttccATCCCTTTTCCGGGTAATTTTCCTCTCATTATTCTATCATTGATTTCTTGACAGGTTTTTGTAAGTCTaatgtttttggtttttgatgaaattaatgtTGTTTCTTGTCTTGactatatatacaatatatatatatgtcatcaATGCAGGTCTCCAGGTCTCTTTGCATTGGGAAGTAGAGTGGTTATGACAAACCAAGCAAACATGGTGATTTCCGATGCAAAATCAGGCCTGACGAGGGCTATAGCAGTTGCCCTCTCCGAGTCCTTCTCGCCGCAACTGGTCTCGCAGTACTTCACCAGGAAGAAGTTGCTCAAGAAGCTCGAGAGCTACGGCAATGATGCCGGGATCAACGCTTTCCTCGACTCAATGCGGGCTTCTTCCCCCACCCGCCGGTCCTCAGACGCTGAACATCAAGATTCTTGGACTGTAAGTGAACGGAAAACCATACTTCTGACGTTTGTCTTTGGTATTATTGATTATGCGCGTAGCTGACAGAGTGCGTGCCTGTGTATTATTCTAACAGCTCCGCCATCCCTCGGCTCTGAGCATGTTTGAGGAAATAATGGATGCATCAAAAGGGAAGCAGAtagttgtttttcttgattatgaTGGAACTTTATCGCCCATTGTCGACGATCCAGACCGTGCTTTCATGACTAGTGAGGTTCGTCGTCTTGTTCAAGTTGATCACTGTAGCCCAAAAACTCTCGTAAAAagcacaaaatatttattcattcatacttaaattctctctcttctctcctATGATCAGATGAGAGAAGCCGTAAGGGACGTCGCCAAGCTTTTCCCGACGGCCATTGTGAGCGGGAGGTGCCGAGCTAAGGTACATTCCATTTCACACATAAACGCATGTATAAATACTATAATCCAACAACAATAATTTCCGATGTCGGGGTTTATTACAATCTGACCGGAACTTTTCATGCTAAAAATTCGCAGgtctataattttgtaaaactgTCCGAGCTTTATTACGCGGGTAGTCATGGAATGGACATCAAGGGACCAGCCAAAGGACATCGAAAAGTGAGTGATGGCCACTCATCACTTATGTTTTGTTCAAGTTTTCTTGCtcaattttcatgaaatttggtgtTTATCTACACAGGGAAATCAAACTGTCCTCTGCCAACCTGCCAGAAAATTCCTGCCGATGATAGATGAGGTCTGCGTGTCTCTCTTTACTCTGAATTTTACTCTCCCTAGGGAAATTTTACCGCTGTAAAAATTACAGTTCGTTCCGTTTAGTTCGTAACGTTTTACTTTATGTTATTTCAGGTCTACAAATGTTTGATAGAGAAAATTGAGCACATCCCGGGAGCAAAAGTCGAGAACAACAAGTTCTGTCTGTCTGTGCACTACCGTTGCGTCGAGGAAAAGGTACGTACAGAGTTCTACGGTCTTCCGGTGTACAGGAAACTACCGTTTCGTGTCGAAAAAGGAAACGACTTATGTGAAAATTTGCATTATTGCAGAGGTGGGGTGAATTAGCTGATCAAGTTAAATCAGTGATCAAGGACTATCAACAGCTGAGATTGAGTCAAGGGAGGAAAGTGTTGGAGATTCGTCCCACTATAAAATGGGACAAAGGAAATGCACTTGAGTTCTTGTTGGAATCATTAGGTAATTAAGTGCCTGATGAAATTTATCTTTCCCTGCTGCCTCTCGTTTTTAATCGTAAATCGAATCTCACGTGTCaatcccttttctttttattgttagGATATGCAGAAACAAACGATGTTTTTCCAGTCTACATAGGGGATGATCGTACGGATGAGGATGcatttaaggtaaattatcgTACTTTAGTTATCTTTTCATTATTACTTATGTTAGATGAGAAGTTATAGCAAAGATTGACATAAGTTAAGATAACACGGTTATAATTATCGTGTTTTGGTCTATTGATCAGGTTTTGAGGAACAGAGGACAAGGCATAGGGATTCTAGTGTCGAAAAGTCCTAAAGAAACGAACGCTCCGTACACGTTGAAAGAACCGTCCGAGGCAAGTacaatggaaaaataattggaGATTTTGTCGTAATGTtgtttgtaatataattaattgtgaaGAAGGAAGGAGAAGGATGATGGAAATCTGCAATCTGCATATATATGAAGATGATAATGTTAACAAGTAAttgatttcatttcattttgacAGGTTATGCAGTTTCTAAAAGGGTTGGTGGAGTGGAAGAAAAGAGGTTGTCCCTGTCCCTGTCCCTGTCCTTGTCCCTACTAAGGCAATATTAGAGCTGAGTGCTTCCCTTTAACGTAGATGATGACACAAATCAACTGCCCTGTCCTGCTGGTTTTATGAGGGGTGGGGTAATTCAACTTATGTACTTTTCTTTAgtttgtagttgtaatttaatcCCAAAGGggaatttttgtatttaatacaaaatgcTACTAGAATCATTTCATCAAAccatcctctctctctctctctctctctctttttaattttttttactcaaattagaTTTGACTAAACTAATCAATCATAGAGCAAGTTTGATATACTctgttatgtaattttttatttttcattaactATACATCAATCACAACCCAAGTGTATTGCACATACCATGTAATTAGTTTAGGTCCGGCCAAACTCCATCTGGGATAGAATttcccccctctctctctctttatatatatacatgtgtgtgtgtagtcaaagtatttatcatgatttatAGCTATAATCAGAGCAATAGTCATGAAtgaatgatataatttttgtatgtgGCTTCTATATGTTAATTGCAATAGAAAATGCAACAGAATTAATTTTGTCTGAAATTCAATACGAAGAAAAGACcttatttcttgtagtgaacGTGCTAAAGTACTCTACTAGACTTTTTATGCATGCaacatatatcaaatttacgtgaaatataaaatgacTGGCAAGAAGGGTGaactttgaaaaaagaatgggctgaaattacaaaacttaaaatcatgcaggacaaaaaatgctactctagaaaattaaagaacaaaaatactGATAGAAATGAACCAATAAGAATAATAGTCCTAATTTTAAAAGGCCACATGAGATGCAGACTCATTTTTCTGGTGAGAAGGATAAACTTcggcagaaaaaaaaaaaaaaaaaggactgaaattgcaaaattcATAAGATTCAAGACCAAAATATCACCTTTCAAAGTTAAAAGGACGAAAACATTAAATAACCTAAGTTATgggaaaacaaatatatttaagccaATTATGCATGTATTATGCTTTTATTCCCTCTCTATATAGCTTAAAACTTTTGGGACCTTATAAGAATATAGAGGATTTTGaggggaaaaagagaaaataataataataatgataagaaaaagcAATAGAGGAGTATAATGAAAGAGTATCTATTGGCAAGGGAACATTCACTATACTGATCCTGCAAATGTTTGGGTTGGCAATGGGCAAAGTAGGAATGATTATATTCCCTGTCTTTTGCAGTTCTCCAACCATCCACATTTTTTCAGCATATCATAAatgtgataatattaatttggtatCAGAATAATTACGAAAGTCCAACAAAGATTTGTTTGTGCAAATTCCCAAAAATCAGTGGAAATTCTTCCAAATTGCAACTTGCCCCACAAAGTTGCAGGATATACATGCCACATACGTATTTTTATGCACGTATATGTTCATAGATGTACATGTGTCCATATGTATAAGTATGTATTTGttgttatatatagtttttagggataattacactcgtctttcataaaatttggtataattatacgtatacctcctgtggtttgaaaaatttctaACACCTCTAAAGTTTGCtcccgtctaacaaataagtctctcttttagtcaaaattcatcgaatttactgatattaataaaaaaaaatctatatttaccaaAAATGGACTTATTGGTGATTTATTCCAGGTCGATAAATCttttgaccaaattaccctcgaacatcttcacgcattaattcatgtgaggaggtatatcttcactgttataagagtagtttaatagtaaaaaagaattatttgacctgcaataagtcagtaatataGTCAATCAAGGGTagacatcaattttcaattattttttttattaatatcaacaaactcagttaattttgaccaacagatggacttatttgttagacagaacaAACTTTAGGgatgctatatatatgtaatttttcaaacaatagggagtttagatgtaattacacctGGAGCATGCATGGTTGCTATCTATAGGTTTTTTCCAACTATACAATTCCACGTGAACcatatatgtgaaaaataacCAAACGATCAAAATGCATCCATGTATATTAGGGTTTCGGAAGTATTGGAGTTAATTAGGTCGCGCGTAAAGATCCTAAATACACATAGCATCAAGCCTTACAACACAAGTTTAAAATGTCATTACATGGGAAATTCTtacccaaattcaaatttggtcgaaccaaatcaatcacatagtAATTATACTACACTTGCTATGTAATTAGTCACTCTCCTTAAACTGTACACCGttcatacaacaaatatattatactaacCATATGATTTGTTACACCTCAGCCAaactcaattaatatatatcaaaattttccgTCGCCATACAAACTACCAACAAATCTTCCGATTAAAAAAACCCTACAACCATCGACTTCTGCGCACTCTAAACGGTTTCACCCCAGGTAAAAACCCTCGTACGCcggaaattaataattttaatgaattgtTTGAAAACACAGAAGTACTCCCAAGAATTATTACCCGAATCATCTCTGTTTTTCACTTATTCCTTGGtgtgtggttttttttttttccgttgAAGGTTGTACGAACCTATGATGGCGTCACACGTGGGATAGTTCCTGAGATGAGGGATGGCATGCACATGCATTTTGATTTAAAGGTGTGTAACTTTAGGCGCCGGTCAAGACAGTGTTCTTTTTCCTGAATCTTGATCGATCctcttttttccatttattgtttttttgtttgtttattacACTTATTTAAGATTCCTATAATTTACGAGGCATCTTAACAGTTGTAAAGACACTTGGGAGTCAGAAAACATTCTACCAaacaacaataacaattaTGTATGTACTTGGCAGGGAATGTTTATTGTTGATCAGCCCTTTGTGTTTATCCGtaatctatttataatttaatgcaAAAAACCCTTAGTTACTCACAAtgttttgtattaattaatgtggTCTGCATGtatattgatcaaatatttctCGATAACTCCCATGAAATTGTTCGTTGCATTTTACcctttggagaaaaaaaaaaaaaaaacactgaTAATAAACAACTTCtattgattataaaaagagaaggaaaagaaaatacagCCTCCaacaattttctaaaaaaagagCTTATTGTATGgggaaaatgcatttttcgtTTCGTAATTATGGTGGAATGACACTTTTGATTCGTAATTACGGTggaatgatatttttagttctctttgatatcaaattttgcaattaaggataataattttaaaaagtagcaTATATATTTGGCCAGATTTCTACCGaaatatgtcaattttttatgtaaaacaATCCCCATTCTCTAacaaaaatagcatttttctGCATAACTATGTgctactaattttttaaaattattgtcaccattaattgcaaaattgaaataaaaaatggattgaAAATGCCCCTTAAAgttataggataaaaaatgtattttctcCCTTATTTACATCTACATTAAAAGGTTACCTTACCGTTCTTTTGTtcttctatattttgaaaaataaaataaaatttactgtttttttaacaaagaattttttgctaatttctCGTATCatgataaattgtatttttctcctatctctctatatatatgaagtgatTTGTGAATGATTCATcaagaggaaaaaagaatagaaaagaaaagaaagaagtgaTCTGACAATGATTGTAGTAGCAAGAATAAATGTAGTACAATGGTAGTGGCATCAGATGCATCGacatgatttaattataaagagtaatatatatacatatatatatacatttggaTAACTTGTAAGGTTTCTGCATGTTTCTTGTTATCGATTGGGTACTctacaattaatattaatatcaaccaaattccttttcatttttccctcTTAATTTGGCTTTTAGTGCTTCAGCCAACTCAACTATATTTCGTGAGCAAATTTCGACTCGTCTACCTTGTTAGGAATCATTTTCTGTCAAATTCTGACCAAAAAGGATAATGGTAAGATATAAGATTTACATGATTTAGAGAATTTTCCTGTAAATTCACTTGCTCAAGATTGACTTTTTATTAACATGCATATAGAGTTTAGTATGAATTCAATTAAAGATATTTGTATTAagttatttgtaaaatattataaaattataattttacctgTGCACTAGGTTTGCAATGCATCTTGTATAAATTAGGCAAGATTACAGTTTTGGTCTTGTAACTGTAGGTCATTAGCACTTTTGATCCTGTTACTTACTTCATTTACACTAGTCTGACcatcttaataaaattatcaacacaTATGagtaaatttgtcaaaaaaaaaaaagaccaaatGTGAAATGTTCAGGACTAAATTCGTCAAAAAAAGGAGTTAATGTGTAAATAGAGTAAGTTGCAAgacaaaaaatgctaattAACGACCTATACTTACAAAATCGAAAAgataattttgcatattatgAACAGTGATctaatactatattttgttataatatataattatttcttgtatAGTTCTATTAGCATGTGATTTTATGATATTCCCATAATAATATTCTCAgacaataatacaaaattgaattgaattagtTCCTATATATGTAAGTAAATGATCTCAATGGTTTCTTGAAATGtggggaaaaaggaaaaaggtgGAAGAGTACCTAATTTTGATGGgaatcaaagaaaataataaattgggGAAACTGGAGTTGATCATAAGGTACTGCCACATTCTTGGTAAGTGCAGTCAGAGTTCTCATTATTGCTCTCATCAGTGCTTTCCAACTAATTGAACTTAGATATTCTACCATGTCTTAGGCCTATAATACAACAATTATTGGCTACAATTACACTACTATTTTCTTACATGATTCTTACCTAAGACCTTAACCAGTAATAGTAAGGACACTAGCTAACTCTTATTAcggtttttcttctttttagaaGTGAACTCTTGTTAGGGTTAGTTGCAATTATCCCTCTTAAAGTATATATTCAGTGTCgtgagtattttttttaatgcttAAAAGGTATCGAAAATGTCCAATTGATTTAATACCATCAGTAAAATTATTACGGTGATGCTGATGTGGTCTTTATGGctgttgaaaatatttgttggaattttttagaaaatttgtctctataaaatatattagaaataaaaatttaagtgttggtattaaaattattgttatatatatatatatatatgtgacaaaaatttatgttttgttgattattttcataattttaatggtGATGTTACTTAAGAAAGTGTTGTTGTTACTAGGAATAATTTagtggaaaaaattatgtatgaagttgttattataaataattagtagcACGTCTATAGTGATAATGtagtgataaaatatatatataattgtcacCATATTTGTGTTGTCATTAATTGTCTATAGTGACAGCATAATGTATGATTATTgctactaataattatataaagataagattaaaattaatgtctcttaatatatatttttagtgacaactttaaaattatcacttaatcTTTTATcagaaacataatttttttattgcagtgaagatatacaatatacatataaataagaCCCATAATTGAACTTAAACCAAAGTATAAGTTATATTGACACCTATTGAGGTtaggtcaaaatatataaacatctCTTGTCGTTTGCAAAATTACAGGTACAATTTCAGAGGGgtgtttatgtaatattttttagggtgTGTTTGTATAAACTTTTACCTATCAATAAATGTGGTTgcaattttataatcttataaaaaatataaagaatgtCAATATAACTGAGCACTTTGGTGGAGATTTGATGAGAGCCCACCtcaacaaaagatgaaaggaATCTCAAAGTTGTTTTTGTTAATCAACCCCCTCCCCACCccctcccaaaaaaaaaaaagaaaattaaacccacttttaaatttttattattttttggcaGGGGAGGGAGGTTCAAGACATGGGTTTTCGGGCACCAACATGCTTCCATTTCATggaaatctctctctctctctctctctctctctctctctctatatatatatatatatatatatatattaattaaaatataaaagaataaaaagaaaagctacTTCTCTTTTATAAAGACTGGCTTCCACTAAACCTTaagtagaaataaaataaaataaatccatATAAACACCAATTATTGGTGGGAACAAGTCACTACAACTCCCACCTTAAACTCATTttcaaatacattaatttgcatttattttcaacatcataatttaattaattcaatatttaggTGGTTCCGAGAAATCTCTCATGTTGTTGAAGATCGATTTCTACAGTGATTGTTTCGAgtgaattacaaataaaattatgcaattataattttacttgtaATGTAATGTTGGGTCAAACTCCACACTCCAACATTTACGTGATGACAGTTGTAATTTTAGCCTATTAATCAGCATTTGATCAATCTCCACACTCCATCATTTACGTGCCGACAATTATAACTTTAACTCATTAACCATTATCTAATCAAACTCCACACTCTAGCATTTTACGTGCAGACGATTATAACTTTAACCCATTAATCAACATCTAATCATTCTCCATACTCCATCATTTTACGCGTTGATAGTTATAATTGTAACTCATTAATAAGCATTCAATCAAGCTTCACACTCCAATATTTACGCGCTGACagttatattttcatcatattaACCTACAGCTGATCGCAATAAAATATGCGTTATTTTACTAACTCCccccaacaaaaaattatttttacgcAAGAATCTCATTTAGATCTtctaaaaatctaaaataaagaAGGGGTACTTCTCATTagcaatattaaaataaaatgtgctTCAATCTTTCTGCTGGTTGCAGgcaagccaaaaaaaaaaaaaagaagaaaaagatctaattaaagaatataCACTAAGGAACTTAAATTAGCCTGTGCATTATAAAGTCTAAACATGCAACAATGATGTGAAACACCTGGATTCAAGATCCATTTCAAcaatatctaattatataatatgctTTTACccaaagttatttatttatgtttttgcagCTAGATCTGCTTATTATAACCTAGGGCCGGCTATGTCCGTCATTTTTGTACTAGATTTggagaaattttaattcaaatcgagtttatcgaatttgaattaattatatgaaaagtataatatatttattgtgtgatgAATAAATAGTTTAAGGAGCCTGACCTATCACATGACAAATGTATCATGCTTGCTATATgattagtttaatttgattaaacctaatttataaaaaaaaaaattataaattttatgtaaacgTGTCGGGAAAGGAAATCTGTGGGCCCCCACATTGATGCTTGACCCTTGCTAggctgtattttttttaaaattattaaataataatttaaaaaaaaaaaaaagacaatagGAGATTCGATGGTTACGATGATTAGAAATTGTGGGTGTTAGTATAGGCACGTTGGATTGTTCGATATGCATGTGATTAAAGTGACGAGGTTGGAGGGAGCAGACAAAGGAAATGTTGGAATGCTGGAAGTTGATGGTGTTCGTGTCCATAATCTAAGGATGTTGTTATAATTAGCGTATCAACACACTCTCTCCGATTATGGGTTTGTTGGAATAACTAATCTGTTCCTCTTCTTATCATAATATACAATGTACGTACGCGTGTTGTCTGATCTCCCTTGATAAGCAGTAGActcgattttatttttaaattaagatttCAAATACCTAGATTAAAATCTTTAATCgagaaaaatgtcaaaatattgttttaacgtatcacaaaataaaaagaaaaattaaagaatcaCAGTCCAGTTAgaaattgagtttttttttttatactagtTCAAGAAATTGCTAATTTTGACTCTATCGTTTAATCAcgaatttctcataaaatgattgaaaataggggacaaaaaatgatcaaatggGCGGTGGTGATACGATAGAATTTTGTGTTGATCTGTAGGATCGTCTTTGTTAATGGTTATGTTTGACTATATCGGaataagtttataattttattattttatcattacaGATTAAAATTTGTGATGGTTTTAAGGGTTGAAAAGAAGTTTTAGTCGGATTTTACTTTCATTGGGCTTCTGTGAGCCCATGGGTCTCTTATTTTGAATCAATGACACTTCTTTATATGGTACCATATTAGCTATATACAAATGAATGCGAAAGAAGTATTGGTAGCTACGATCTATGAATATCAAATCCATATGGTATGTTATTGGACAATTTATAACTATGGACAAAAGAAGGCATGAAAAGTGTTAGAGAAAGTTGTCCGTAGTAAGTGAATAATCAGTCAACAagaatttgagtaaaattcgacgagtaaaaaattatagaaacatGTGTAAGATAATACCATCCACATaccaaaattcatatttatcataGAAGATAATAACATCCACATGTGCTTGCActagataaaatttaatatttaattataattaattatcattattaaaaataaatagtcattgatCACGGACACGTAATGATTATTACTCTTAGTTTTTGTAAgtgtggctaaaatatttgtcattgttaaaaatcatgacaaatacaATTCTCATGGTGgataatctaaatttttgcattgttttttatttaaccatattaataataattatttactatgatttttcaaTCTATAGCCCATAAAATTATTGCCAAtagtaaattttgtttattattccAATTCTCTATAGAGGTTTGGACTTCATTGGTGTATCAAAGCATCTGCTACTATCCTCTTCCTCTCAACTATTTTTAGTGCTAAAAGGACtctatatt from Sesamum indicum cultivar Zhongzhi No. 13 linkage group LG3, S_indicum_v1.0, whole genome shotgun sequence harbors:
- the LOC105158943 gene encoding probable trehalose-phosphate phosphatase H isoform X1 translates to MDSNPHSPCHLRLLSPPSFVFFLSATSTPSSSSPSPLFFTSIFHPFSGSPGLFALGSRVVMTNQANMVISDAKSGLTRAIAVALSESFSPQLVSQYFTRKKLLKKLESYGNDAGINAFLDSMRASSPTRRSSDAEHQDSWTLRHPSALSMFEEIMDASKGKQIVVFLDYDGTLSPIVDDPDRAFMTSEMREAVRDVAKLFPTAIVSGRCRAKVYNFVKLSELYYAGSHGMDIKGPAKGHRKGNQTVLCQPARKFLPMIDEVYKCLIEKIEHIPGAKVENNKFCLSVHYRCVEEKRWGELADQVKSVIKDYQQLRLSQGRKVLEIRPTIKWDKGNALEFLLESLGYAETNDVFPVYIGDDRTDEDAFKVLRNRGQGIGILVSKSPKETNAPYTLKEPSEVMQFLKGLVEWKKRGCPCPCPCPCPY
- the LOC105158943 gene encoding probable trehalose-phosphate phosphatase J isoform X2, which encodes MDSNPHSPCHLRLLSPPSFVFFLSATSTPSSSSPSPLFFTSIFHPFSGSPGLFALGSRVVMTNQANMVISDAKSGLTRAIAVALSESFSPQLVSQYFTRKKLLKKLESYGNDAGINAFLDSMRASSPTRRSSDAEHQDSWTLRHPSALSMFEEIMDASKGKQIVVFLDYDGTLSPIVDDPDRAFMTSEMREAVRDVAKLFPTAIVSGRCRAKVYNFVKLSELYYAGSHGMDIKGPAKGHRKGNQTVLCQPARKFLPMIDEVYKCLIEKIEHIPGAKVENNKFCLSVHYRCVEEKRWGELADQVKSVIKDYQQLRLSQGRKVLEIRPTIKWDKGNALEFLLESLETNDVFPVYIGDDRTDEDAFKVLRNRGQGIGILVSKSPKETNAPYTLKEPSEVMQFLKGLVEWKKRGCPCPCPCPCPY